The proteins below are encoded in one region of Desulfonatronum thioautotrophicum:
- a CDS encoding chemotaxis protein CheX yields the protein MSIEIAKSFIKATSEVLSTMAMISPVAGKPYVKKDSMAKGDVTGVIGLTGDKMGTISVTFTQKCALAVVKNMLGEDIQDVIQDTKDAVGEITNMISGKSRQLLAETGLTILSATPTVIMGKGHTIHHISSEPIMAIPFTTDHGEFTVEFCFQ from the coding sequence ATGAGTATCGAAATCGCCAAGTCGTTCATCAAGGCCACATCAGAAGTTTTGTCCACGATGGCCATGATCTCCCCCGTGGCCGGCAAGCCCTACGTCAAGAAAGACAGTATGGCCAAAGGCGACGTAACCGGTGTGATAGGATTGACCGGGGACAAGATGGGAACCATCTCGGTGACCTTCACGCAAAAGTGCGCTCTGGCAGTGGTGAAGAACATGCTTGGCGAGGACATCCAGGATGTTATCCAGGATACGAAGGACGCTGTCGGTGAAATCACAAACATGATTTCCGGAAAATCCCGCCAACTTCTGGCCGAAACCGGGCTGACCATCCTGTCCGCGACACCGACGGTGATCATGGGCAAAGGGCACACGATTCATCACATCTCTTCTGAACCGATCATGGCCATTCCTTTCACCACGGA